One region of Zingiber officinale cultivar Zhangliang chromosome 7B, Zo_v1.1, whole genome shotgun sequence genomic DNA includes:
- the LOC122005179 gene encoding uncharacterized protein LOC122005179 isoform X1 yields MADNSRTMKELAAPDEAFKYSCITYPTLAGDFELRSGLIHLLPKYQGLSGEDPNRHLHEFHVVCSTMKPQGISEEDIKLRAFPFSLTGVAKDWLYYLPPGFITSWIDMKKAFLEKFFPASRTATIRKSICGIQQVVGETLYDYWERFKKLCSSCPQHQISEQLLVQYFYEGLLPMDRSMIDAAAGGALVNKTPEQARELISNMAENSQQFGSRALTTRGVGEVQMVSNEQKEIKNSLMELTTLVKQLALNNATQPSVVPNMQFPCKQSIVCSICSSPDHLSELCPNLIQDESLAAFSRAQFQQKHDPYSSTYNPGWRDHPNLKYGNSFYQHPSSNQHFSHTSSNFQQPQQGFQQHNQNFQQGFQHHYQPANQYQQSYQPYQQFQNQNQNQHYQYQNQNFQQSIPTLPAPTKMSLTQGGSNNVSNSNPQQARLEELMQQILQQQQNQERQIGQLASSINQIQAQGSSQLPSQTIPNPKGNVSALTLRSGRKISESSRGRAAAENFSEIQPSSFSNEELPEVQNVPVSSSNPIHIDPYGLEHAQGGGNLMPDFSSNSCPAEHFPATTSESSKSGNAGFQNSEQNIPLPFPQRRVQPRKNVEEEKAKEFQELVDLFSKVEVNVPLLTMIKQIPKYAKFLKDLCVHKKKLKGNELISMGKNVSALLQTVPQKCEDPGVFTVPCEIGSNLFKDAMLDLGASINVMPKSVFQTLGIGPLQPTGVVIQLADRSQTHPAGVIEDVLVKVRELIFPADFYILDMEGDYLASRSPLILGRPFLKTARTKIDVHAGTLSMEIGDTVVRFSILDAMKHPREDHSILSLDISEELDSINFFSVIDSDSDAAEGGIGDFLFSEEEDISALGVDDESCGVFPSERDNLCVGDCLGEALSLGSPREEKFCVGDCLGEALPLGSLSIDQTQDELKPLPPHLKYVYLGENQQFPVIIAQNLEPEQESRLLEILRQHRKAIGWTLADIPSISPSICMHRIYLEEDVKPVRQPQRRLNPLILDVVKKEVTRLLQPGIIYPIFDSKWVSPIHVVPKKSGVTVVTNEENELVPTRVKNSWRVCVDYRKLNQASRKDHYPLPFIDQMLERLAGKSHYCFLDGYTGYFHICIDPEDQEKTTFTCPFGTFAYRRMPFGLCNAPGTFQRCMVSIFGDLLEHCMEVFMDDFSVYGSSFDACLENLSRVLDRCIETDLVLNFEKYHFMVEHGIVLGHIVSKRGIEVDPAKVSAISSLSYPACVRDVRAFLGHAGFYRRFIRDFSKIALPLSQVLQKDVEFQFDQRCKEAFQRLKEALISAPIIRPPDWALPFELMCDASNFAIGAVLAQRVEGAPHVICYASKTLDSAQANYTMTEKELLAIVFALDKFRSYLLCSHVIVFSDHAALKFLLKKPDAKPRLIRWMLLLQEFDLEIRDRSGKENLVADHLSRIEGDLDHTVIDDDFRDEQLFRVHGESPWYADLVNFLVGNVFPA; encoded by the coding sequence ATGGCTGATAATAGTAGGACAATGAAGGAGCTTGCAGCTCCTGATGAAGCTTTTAAATATTCATGCATCACTTATCCAACTCTAGCTGGTGATTTTGAGCTGAGATCAGGGTTGATTCATTTGCTTCCCAAATATCAAGGATTATCTGGAGAGGACCCAAACAGACATTTGCATGAATTCCATGTGGTTTGTTCAACCATGAAGCCACAAGGAATTTCAGAAGAGGATATCAAGCTAAGGGCTTTTCCATTTTCACTTACTGGAGTAGCAAAAGATTGGTTATATTATTTGCCACCGGGATTTATTACTTCATGGATTGATATGAAGAAGGCTTTCTTGGAAAAATTCTTTCCAGCCTCAAGGACTGCAACAATTAGGAAAAGCATCTGTGGGATTCAACAAGTAGTGGGAGAaacactttatgattattggGAGAGATTCAAGAAACTATGTTCAAGTTGTCCCCAACACCAAATAAGTGAGCAGTTATTAGTCCAATACTTCTATGAGGGTTTATTACCTATGGACAGAAGTATGATAGATGCAGCAGCTGGAGGAGCTTTAGTAAACAAGACTCCAGAGCAAGCACGGGAGCTAATTTCGAACATGGCTGAAAATTCACAGCAATTTGGAAGTAGAGCACTCACTACTAGAGGAGTTGGTGAAGTTCAAATGGTTTCTAATGAACAAAAGGAGATAAAGAATTCATTGATGGAATTAACGACCTTGGTGAAACAATTAGCCTTGAACAATGCTACTCAACCTTCTGTTGTGCCGAATATGCAATTTCCATGTAAACAAAGCATAGTTTGTAGCATTTGTTCGAGTCCAGATCACCTTTCAGAACTTTGTCCAAATCTCATTCAAGATGAATCTTTGGCAGCATTCTCTAGAGCTCAGTTCCAACAAAAACATGACCCGTATTCATCTACATATAATCCGGGTTGGAGAGATCATCCAAATTTGAAGTATGGCAATTCATTCTATCAACATCCATCTTCAAATCAGCATTTCAGCCACACTTCCAGCAATTTCCAGCAACCTCAGCAAGGTTTCCAGCAGCATAATCAGAATTTCCAGCAAGGTTTTCAGCATCATTACCAACCTGCAAATCAATATCAGCAATCGTATCAGCCTTATCAGCAATTTCAGAATCAGAATCAGAATCAGCATTATCAATATCAAAATCAGAATTTCCAGcaatcaattccaacacttccAGCACCTACAAAGATGAGTTTAACTCAAGGAGGTTCCAATAATGTTTCAAATTCAAATCCACAGCAAGCTAGATTGGAGGAATTGATGCAGCAAATTCTTCAGCAGCAACAAAATCAGGAAAGGCAGATTGGGCAATTGGCTTCTAGCATTAATCAGATTCAAGCTCAGGGATCGAGTCAATTGCCATCTCAAACAATTCCTAATCCTAAAGGGAACGTTAGTGCATTAACTTTAAGGAGTGGGAGAAAAATTTCAGAATCTTCAAGAGGAAGAGCTGCTGCTGAAAATTTTTCAGAAATCCAGCCATCCAGTTTCAGCAATGAAGAACTCCCAGAAGTGCAGAATGTGCCAGTTTCAAGTTCTAATCCAATTCACATTGATCCCTACGGTTTGGAGCATGCACAAGGAGGTGGAAATCTGATGCCAGATTTTTCCAGCAACTCTTGTCCAGCTGAACATTTtccagcaacaacttcagaaagcaGCAAATCTGGAAATGCAGGATTTCAGAATTCAGAGCAGAACATTCCATTGCCTTTCCCTCAACGCAGAGTTCAACCAAGGAAGAATGTAGAGGAAGAGAAAGCAAAGGAGTTCCAGGAGCTTGTGGACTTATTCAGCAAGGTGGAAGTAAATGTTCCTTTACTCACAATGATCAAGCAAATTCCAAAATATGCGAAATTTTTGAAGGATCTTTGTGTGCACAAGAAGAAATTGAAGGGGAATGAGTTGATTAGCATGGGCAAGAATGTGTCTGCACTTCTTCAAACAGTTCCTCAGAAATGCGAAGATCCTGGAGTTTTTACGGTTCCTTGTGAAATTGGGAGTAATCTGTTTAAAGATGCCATGCTAGATTTGGGAGCTTCAATTAATGTGATGCCAAAATCAGTTTTTCAGACATTAGGGATTGGACCATTACAACCTACAGGAGTAGTCATTCAGTTAGCTGACCGCAGTCAGACTCATCCAGCTGGAGTTATTGAAGATGTATTGGTGAAGGTGAGAGAACTTATCTTTCCTGCAGATTTTTATATCCTCGACATGGAGGGAGACTATCTGGCCAGTAGATCTCCACTCATTCTTGGACGACCATTTTTGAAGACTGCAAGGACCAAGATTGATGTTCATGCGGGCACACTTTCTATGGAGATAGGAGACACAGTGGTCCGATTCAGTATTCTTGACGCTATGAAGCATCCTAGAGAGGATCATTCTATTCTTAGTTTGGATATTTCAGAGGAGCTGGACAGTATAAATTTCTTTTCAGTGATTGATTCAGACTCAGATGCTGCAGAGGGAGGTATAGGTGATTTTTTGTTTTCAGAAGAGGAGGATATTTCAGCCTTGGGAGTGGATGATGAGTCTTGTGGAGTATTTCCGAGTGAGAGAGATAATttatgcgtaggggattgcttaggagaagctctATCCCTAGGATCGCCCAGAGAAGAGAAATTttgcgtaggggattgcttaggagaagctctACCCCTAGGATCGCTTTCTATCGATCAGACACAAGATGAGTTGAAGCCATTGCCTCCACACTTGAAGTATGTTTATTTAGGAGAGAACCAGCAGTTCCCTGTCATCATTGCCCAGAATCTAGAACCAGAACAAGAAAGCAGATTATTAGAGATTTTGAGGCAGCACAGGAAGGCCATTGGATGGACTTTAGCAGATATTCCTAGTATTAGTCCTTCTATTTGCATGCACAGGATTTACTTGGAGGAGGATGTGAAACCAGTGAGACAGCCCCAGAGGAGACTTAACCCATTGATCCTTGATGTAGTAAAGAAAGAGGTGACTAGACTTCTACAGCCAGGTATCATTTACCCTATTTTTGACAGTAAGTGGGTAAGTCCTATCCATGTGGTTCCAAAGAAATCAGGGGTGACAGTTGTGACTAATGAAGAGAATGAGTTAGTGCCCACCAGAGTGAAGAATTCTTGGAGAGTTTGTGTGGACTATAGGAAACTGAACCAAGCAAGCAGAAAGGACCACTACCCCCTaccttttattgatcagatgttggaaAGACTAGCGGGCAAGTCACATTATTGCTTCCTAGATGGTTACACGGGATATTTTCATATTTGCATCGACCCAGAGGATCAGGAGAAGACCACCTTCACTTGTCCTTTCGGTACATTTGCCTACAGACGGATGCCATTTGGATTATGCAACGCTCCAGGAACTTTTCAGCGATGCATGGTaagtatttttggtgatttattagagcattgcatggaggttttcatggatgatttttctgtaTATGGTTCATCATTTGATGCATGTCTAGAAAATTTGTCTAGGGTTTTAGATAGATGCATTGAGACTGACTtggtacttaattttgaaaaatatcattttatggttgagcatggtattgttttaggacacatagtcTCTAAGagaggtattgaggtagatcctgctaaagttagcgctatatcttctttatcttaccccgcATGCGTGCGGGATGTTCGAGCTTTTCTTGGCCATGCAGGATTCTACAGGAGATTTATTAGGGACTTCAGTAAGATTGCTCTTCCACTGTCTCAGGTGCTTCAAAAAGATGTGGAGTTTCAGTTTGATCAGAGGTGTAAGGAAGCTTTTCAGAGATTGAAGGAGGCTTTGATTTCTGCACCTATCATCAGGCCACCAGATTGGGCTTTACCTTTtgagctgatgtgtgatgcttcgAATTTTGCCATAGGGGCAGTACTTGCACAGAGAGTAGAGGGAGCACCGCATGTGATCTGCTATGCATCAAAGACCCTGGATTCGGctcaagcaaattacaccatgACAGAAAAAGAGCTTCTTGCCATTGTTTTTGCTTTAGATAAATTCAGATCATATTTATTATGTTCTCACGTGATTGtattttctgatcatgcagcGTTGAAGTTTCTCCTCAAGAAGCCAGATGCTAAGCCCAGATTGATTAGATGGATGCTTCTCCTCCAGGAGTTTGATTTGGAGATTCGTGATAGGAGTgggaaggagaacttggttgcAGATCATTTAAGCAGAATTGAAGGGGATTTGGACCACACAgttattgatgatgattttagagatgagcaactcttcagggtgCATGGTGAGTCTCCATGGTATGCAGATCTGGTTAATTTTTTAGTAGGTAATGTTTTTCCTGCATaa
- the LOC122005179 gene encoding uncharacterized protein LOC122005179 isoform X2 yields MTRSSCDKLLDIDPEIERTFRALRIQEKISEDSGSSLSSSDTPMADNSRTMKELAAPDEAFKYSCITYPTLAGDFELRSGLIHLLPKYQGLSGEDPNRHLHEFHVVCSTMKPQGISEEDIKLRAFPFSLTGVAKDWLYYLPPGFITSWIDMKKAFLEKFFPASRTATIRKSICGIQQVVGETLYDYWERFKKLCSSCPQHQISEQLLVQYFYEGLLPMDRSMIDAAAGGALVNKTPEQARELISNMAENSQQFGSRALTTRGVGEVQMVSNEQKEIKNSLMELTTLVKQLALNNATQPSVVPNMQFPCKQSIVCSICSSPDHLSELCPNLIQDESLAAFSRAQFQQKHDPYSSTYNPGWRDHPNLKYGNSFYQHPSSNQHFSHTSSNFQQPQQGFQQHNQNFQQGFQHHYQPANQYQQSYQPYQQFQNQNQNQHYQYQNQNFQQSIPTLPAPTKMSLTQGGSNNVSNSNPQQARLEELMQQILQQQQNQERQIGQLASSINQIQAQGSSQLPSQTIPNPKGNVSALTLRSGRKISESSRGRAAAENFSEIQPSSFSNEELPEVQNVPVSSSNPIHIDPYGLEHAQGGGNLMPDFSSNSCPAEHFPATTSESSKSGNAGFQNSEQNIPLPFPQRRVQPRKNVEEEKAKEFQELVDLFSKVEVNVPLLTMIKQIPKYAKFLKDLCVHKKKLKGNELISMGKNVSALLQTVPQKCEDPGVFTVPCEIGSNLFKDAMLDLGASINVMPKSVFQTLGIGPLQPTGVVIQLADRSQTHPAGVIEDVLVKVRELIFPADFYILDMEGDYLASRSPLILGRPFLKTARTKIDVHAGTLSMEIGDTVVRFSILDAMKHPREDHSILSLDISEELDSINFFSVIDSDSDAAEGGIGDFLFSEEEDISALGVDDESCGVFPSERDNLCVGDCLGEALSLGSPREEKFCVGDCLGEALPLGSLSIDQTQDELKPLPPHLKYVYLGENQQFPVIIAQNLEPEQESRLLEILRQHRKAIGWTLADIPSISPSICMHRIYLEEDVKPVRQPQRRLNPLILDVVKKEVTRLLQPGIIYPIFDSKWVSPIHVVPKKSGVTVVTNEENELVPTRVKNSWRVCVDYRKLNQASRKDHYPLPFIDQMLERLAGKSHYCFLDGYTGYFHICIDPEDQEKTTFTCPFGTFAYRRMPFGLCNAPGTFQRCMVLQKDVEFQFDQRCKEAFQRLKEALISAPIIRPPDWALPFELMCDASNFAIGAVLAQRVEGAPHVICYASKTLDSAQANYTMTEKELLAIVFALDKFRSYLLCSHVIVFSDHAALKFLLKKPDAKPRLIRWMLLLQEFDLEIRDRSGKENLVADHLSRIEGDLDHTVIDDDFRDEQLFRVHGESPWYADLVNFLVGNVFPA; encoded by the exons ATGACCAGGTCTTCATGTGATAAGTTACTTGATATTGATCCGGAAATTGAAAGGACCTTCAGAGCTTTGAGAATTCAGGAGAAAATTTCAGAGGACTCAGGaagttctttatcatcttcagATACCCCCATGGCTGATAATAGTAGGACAATGAAGGAGCTTGCAGCTCCTGATGAAGCTTTTAAATATTCATGCATCACTTATCCAACTCTAGCTGGTGATTTTGAGCTGAGATCAGGGTTGATTCATTTGCTTCCCAAATATCAAGGATTATCTGGAGAGGACCCAAACAGACATTTGCATGAATTCCATGTGGTTTGTTCAACCATGAAGCCACAAGGAATTTCAGAAGAGGATATCAAGCTAAGGGCTTTTCCATTTTCACTTACTGGAGTAGCAAAAGATTGGTTATATTATTTGCCACCGGGATTTATTACTTCATGGATTGATATGAAGAAGGCTTTCTTGGAAAAATTCTTTCCAGCCTCAAGGACTGCAACAATTAGGAAAAGCATCTGTGGGATTCAACAAGTAGTGGGAGAaacactttatgattattggGAGAGATTCAAGAAACTATGTTCAAGTTGTCCCCAACACCAAATAAGTGAGCAGTTATTAGTCCAATACTTCTATGAGGGTTTATTACCTATGGACAGAAGTATGATAGATGCAGCAGCTGGAGGAGCTTTAGTAAACAAGACTCCAGAGCAAGCACGGGAGCTAATTTCGAACATGGCTGAAAATTCACAGCAATTTGGAAGTAGAGCACTCACTACTAGAGGAGTTGGTGAAGTTCAAATGGTTTCTAATGAACAAAAGGAGATAAAGAATTCATTGATGGAATTAACGACCTTGGTGAAACAATTAGCCTTGAACAATGCTACTCAACCTTCTGTTGTGCCGAATATGCAATTTCCATGTAAACAAAGCATAGTTTGTAGCATTTGTTCGAGTCCAGATCACCTTTCAGAACTTTGTCCAAATCTCATTCAAGATGAATCTTTGGCAGCATTCTCTAGAGCTCAGTTCCAACAAAAACATGACCCGTATTCATCTACATATAATCCGGGTTGGAGAGATCATCCAAATTTGAAGTATGGCAATTCATTCTATCAACATCCATCTTCAAATCAGCATTTCAGCCACACTTCCAGCAATTTCCAGCAACCTCAGCAAGGTTTCCAGCAGCATAATCAGAATTTCCAGCAAGGTTTTCAGCATCATTACCAACCTGCAAATCAATATCAGCAATCGTATCAGCCTTATCAGCAATTTCAGAATCAGAATCAGAATCAGCATTATCAATATCAAAATCAGAATTTCCAGcaatcaattccaacacttccAGCACCTACAAAGATGAGTTTAACTCAAGGAGGTTCCAATAATGTTTCAAATTCAAATCCACAGCAAGCTAGATTGGAGGAATTGATGCAGCAAATTCTTCAGCAGCAACAAAATCAGGAAAGGCAGATTGGGCAATTGGCTTCTAGCATTAATCAGATTCAAGCTCAGGGATCGAGTCAATTGCCATCTCAAACAATTCCTAATCCTAAAGGGAACGTTAGTGCATTAACTTTAAGGAGTGGGAGAAAAATTTCAGAATCTTCAAGAGGAAGAGCTGCTGCTGAAAATTTTTCAGAAATCCAGCCATCCAGTTTCAGCAATGAAGAACTCCCAGAAGTGCAGAATGTGCCAGTTTCAAGTTCTAATCCAATTCACATTGATCCCTACGGTTTGGAGCATGCACAAGGAGGTGGAAATCTGATGCCAGATTTTTCCAGCAACTCTTGTCCAGCTGAACATTTtccagcaacaacttcagaaagcaGCAAATCTGGAAATGCAGGATTTCAGAATTCAGAGCAGAACATTCCATTGCCTTTCCCTCAACGCAGAGTTCAACCAAGGAAGAATGTAGAGGAAGAGAAAGCAAAGGAGTTCCAGGAGCTTGTGGACTTATTCAGCAAGGTGGAAGTAAATGTTCCTTTACTCACAATGATCAAGCAAATTCCAAAATATGCGAAATTTTTGAAGGATCTTTGTGTGCACAAGAAGAAATTGAAGGGGAATGAGTTGATTAGCATGGGCAAGAATGTGTCTGCACTTCTTCAAACAGTTCCTCAGAAATGCGAAGATCCTGGAGTTTTTACGGTTCCTTGTGAAATTGGGAGTAATCTGTTTAAAGATGCCATGCTAGATTTGGGAGCTTCAATTAATGTGATGCCAAAATCAGTTTTTCAGACATTAGGGATTGGACCATTACAACCTACAGGAGTAGTCATTCAGTTAGCTGACCGCAGTCAGACTCATCCAGCTGGAGTTATTGAAGATGTATTGGTGAAGGTGAGAGAACTTATCTTTCCTGCAGATTTTTATATCCTCGACATGGAGGGAGACTATCTGGCCAGTAGATCTCCACTCATTCTTGGACGACCATTTTTGAAGACTGCAAGGACCAAGATTGATGTTCATGCGGGCACACTTTCTATGGAGATAGGAGACACAGTGGTCCGATTCAGTATTCTTGACGCTATGAAGCATCCTAGAGAGGATCATTCTATTCTTAGTTTGGATATTTCAGAGGAGCTGGACAGTATAAATTTCTTTTCAGTGATTGATTCAGACTCAGATGCTGCAGAGGGAGGTATAGGTGATTTTTTGTTTTCAGAAGAGGAGGATATTTCAGCCTTGGGAGTGGATGATGAGTCTTGTGGAGTATTTCCGAGTGAGAGAGATAATttatgcgtaggggattgcttaggagaagctctATCCCTAGGATCGCCCAGAGAAGAGAAATTttgcgtaggggattgcttaggagaagctctACCCCTAGGATCGCTTTCTATCGATCAGACACAAGATGAGTTGAAGCCATTGCCTCCACACTTGAAGTATGTTTATTTAGGAGAGAACCAGCAGTTCCCTGTCATCATTGCCCAGAATCTAGAACCAGAACAAGAAAGCAGATTATTAGAGATTTTGAGGCAGCACAGGAAGGCCATTGGATGGACTTTAGCAGATATTCCTAGTATTAGTCCTTCTATTTGCATGCACAGGATTTACTTGGAGGAGGATGTGAAACCAGTGAGACAGCCCCAGAGGAGACTTAACCCATTGATCCTTGATGTAGTAAAGAAAGAGGTGACTAGACTTCTACAGCCAGGTATCATTTACCCTATTTTTGACAGTAAGTGGGTAAGTCCTATCCATGTGGTTCCAAAGAAATCAGGGGTGACAGTTGTGACTAATGAAGAGAATGAGTTAGTGCCCACCAGAGTGAAGAATTCTTGGAGAGTTTGTGTGGACTATAGGAAACTGAACCAAGCAAGCAGAAAGGACCACTACCCCCTaccttttattgatcagatgttggaaAGACTAGCGGGCAAGTCACATTATTGCTTCCTAGATGGTTACACGGGATATTTTCATATTTGCATCGACCCAGAGGATCAGGAGAAGACCACCTTCACTTGTCCTTTCGGTACATTTGCCTACAGACGGATGCCATTTGGATTATGCAACGCTCCAGGAACTTTTCAGCGATGCATG GTGCTTCAAAAAGATGTGGAGTTTCAGTTTGATCAGAGGTGTAAGGAAGCTTTTCAGAGATTGAAGGAGGCTTTGATTTCTGCACCTATCATCAGGCCACCAGATTGGGCTTTACCTTTtgagctgatgtgtgatgcttcgAATTTTGCCATAGGGGCAGTACTTGCACAGAGAGTAGAGGGAGCACCGCATGTGATCTGCTATGCATCAAAGACCCTGGATTCGGctcaagcaaattacaccatgACAGAAAAAGAGCTTCTTGCCATTGTTTTTGCTTTAGATAAATTCAGATCATATTTATTATGTTCTCACGTGATTGtattttctgatcatgcagcGTTGAAGTTTCTCCTCAAGAAGCCAGATGCTAAGCCCAGATTGATTAGATGGATGCTTCTCCTCCAGGAGTTTGATTTGGAGATTCGTGATAGGAGTgggaaggagaacttggttgcAGATCATTTAAGCAGAATTGAAGGGGATTTGGACCACACAgttattgatgatgattttagagatgagcaactcttcagggtgCATGGTGAGTCTCCATGGTATGCAGATCTGGTTAATTTTTTAGTAGGTAATGTTTTTCCTGCATaa